A stretch of DNA from Brachyspira pilosicoli:
GACAGTTTAGAGTTTGAAAAGGCTATTGAGATAAGAGAAAAAATAAATCAGCTTAAACAATTAAAGCCAGCAAAAAAATCTGTGCATAAAAATATAACTTCAAAAAGAGCTAAACGTTAAACCTTACTTTTTAAAAGCATACTTGTGAAAATAAATGCAAGAAGGTAGTATACCCAAAGCCCAGCCAACAGGATTTGCAAACCATACGCCAACATATCCCAATGGTATAGACAAAAATACTGAACCTCCAACCTTTATAAGAAGCTCAGCTATTCCAGAAATTAAAGGTATAAGTGCTTTTCCTATTGCTCTTATAGAGTTGTTGTATAATAGTATTATAGCTAAAAATGGATAAAACATTGATGATATTCTTAAATAACCTTTGCATATCTCTACTATTATTTCTATATATTCATCATTGCTTGAAATAAATAGCCTTATCAAATTATCTCCAAATATAAATATCACCAAAGTTGCAAATAAACTTAAAGATAATGATAATATTATTATGCTTCTAAAACCTTCTTTTATTCTGTCGAACTTTTGTGCACCGAAATTTTGTGCTACATAAACAGCAAAAGCCTCAGACACCACAAAATATGCCATAGAAGCAAATTGATTTATTCTGTTTCCTGTGGTGTATGATGCTACAACATTAGTACCAAATGTATTAACAACTCTGCTTATAATCATCTCACCTATAGACAAAAATATTGCCTGCACACTCATAGAAACGCCTATTTTTATTATCATAAATAGATTATCAAAATTAAAAACAATATCCTCTTTATGGAGTTTTAATATAGGGAATTTCTTAACAATATATAATACACTTAAAAAAGCAGATATTGTTTGCGATATTACAGTAGCAATGGCAACACCCAATACATTCATTTTGAGTAAAGCAACAAAAATTAAATCTAATATGATGTTTAAAACAGTTGTAAGTATCAAAAAATATAAAGGAGTTTTGCTGTCTCCCAAAGCTCTTAATATACTAGAAGCTCCATTATATATAAGCTGACCAAATGATAAACCCACACATATTTGTAAGTATAATACAGAATTATCTATTATATCCGTTGGTGTTTTTAATAATATCATAAGAGGTCTTGATAAAAATATTCCAAGTACAAAAAGAATAAATGAGCTAAATAATGTTAAATATATTGAATTAAGAAAAGTGGTTTTAAGCATACTTTCATTTTTTGCCCCAAAGAACTGCCCCATTACTATAGAAAAAGCATTAGTAAACCCTATAGCAAAAGATAAAAAGAAAAACATAGTAGAAGTTGTCGCCCCAATAGAAGCTAATGCCCTTGAACCTACAAACTTACCTATTATGATGGTATCTGCAACTCCATAGAATTGCTGAAATATTCCTCCTATAAGCATCGGTATAGAAAAATATATTATAGTCTTAAACGGACTTCCTACAGTCATATCTTTTGTCATAATAAAAACCTACAAAAAATTATGCATATATGTTATATATATTTTAGAAAAAACACAAATACATAGTAAAAAATTTTAAGTTTATGAAAATATTTTTTTATTTTAAATACTTGCAGGGCTTCGCCCCACACCCCAGTTCTTTTGCGACTGAAAGGAGTCCTTCAGGGCGACCGAAGGGAGTGCCCGCGGTGCCGCCGCAAAGAACCAAAAAGGCTGCATTTTTTTAGCTTAAATTTATGTTTTACGCTACATTAAAATATATAATATTTAATATACAACAATATTTTATATCATAATAAAAAACAATAATTCATATTCATTAAAATAGCCTTATATAAAAATATATAAAGCTATTTTTTACATCTCTAATATTATTAAATAACAGAATAAGATTTCTCTAATTTCTCTGAATTACATAAATCCCTCTTATAAAAATTATAAGCTATTAAGCATAAAATTATCTGCACTATAGATGATATTGGCGTAGCAAGCCCTATATAAAAAAGAGAAGCATTATCAATATGGCTCATCAAATATACAACAGGTATCCTCACAAAGAAAGCCCCCACTATTCCCTGTATCATCACAAATAATGTCTTTCCACATCCATTAAAATATCCTACAAAGCAAAACAATATAGCAGTAAGTAAACAATCTATAGCATAAGCTTTTAAATAACTATAAGATGCCAATATAACCAATCTTTCATTAGAAAATATATTAGAAAGTAAACTTCCAAAAACTAAAGTAATTATGCTAGTACACATTCCAGCAATTAAAGCAGTTCTAATACCATAAACCAAAGCCTTTTGAGAGCGTTCATATAAACCTGCTCCATTATTTTGAGCAACAAATGCAGATATTGATTGCATATAGGCAGAAGCAACAAGCATTAAAAATACACACACCTTCTCAGCAACTCCCACAGCGGCAGATTCCATCACCCCCATTCCATTAACTATTACCTGTATAAATAAAAATGAAAACTGCACAAGCATCTCCTGCAAAGCTATAGGAGAGCCTATAATAAGTATTTTCTTTACGCACTCTTTTTCTAATCTAATATATTTCTTAGAAAAATTAAAAGGAAGTTTCTTTTTACTTATAAAATAAAGAGAAAATATAACACTAATAGCCTGAGAGCTAACCGTAGCAATAGCAGCACCAGAAGCACCCATATTAAAAATAGCAACCAATATAATATCTCCTACTATATTAATAAAACAAGCAATAGCAACTGTAATTAAAGGAGTCTTTGAATCTCCAATTCCTCTAAATATAGCCCCTATGCAATTGTATGCCACAATAAATATAGTACCAATTGCGCATATTTTTATATAATTGCTTGTTTGATTAAATGCCTCTTTTGGAGCATGCATATATCTTGCAATCAAATCGCTAAAAGGCACAATAATTAAAGTAATAATAATAGCAATAATAGCAAAAATAATAATGCCGCTTCCAATACCCTTTCCAGCTTTCTCTTTTTTGTTAGCACCTATAGCATCTCCCACAAATACTGTAATTCCCATAGTAAGACCTGTTATTATCATAGTTATCATATTAAACAGCTGACTTCCAGATGCCACACCAGATTGCTCATTAGTGCCTGCAAACTTCCCTACTATAATTAAGTCCGCTGCCCCATACATAGCTTGCAAAAATAACGCTATAAGTACAGGAAAAGCAAATAATATTAATGATTTTAATATTTTTCCTTGTGTTAAAGTTTGTTCTTTCATTTTTACAGCTCCTAAGTGTTTATTAAATAATTGTTTTTAAGTTTGCCAAACAATAAAAAAATCAAAAAAAAAGCTGGATAAGAAAACGGGAATTTCACCCGCCATCTTATCCAGCTAATAACTTCAAATGTTATTTCACCCTCCGATGAACGCTGTTTATAATAGCATATAAATAATAAAAAGTCAAATTTAGGACTAATTTTTTAAATAATAAATTATATAAAAACAGAAATATATAAAGATATCTATTGAAATCTATATAATAAAAAAACCCTGCACACATTAAAAATGCATACAGGGTTATAATTATCAAAAAATATTAAATTAGAATCTCAAAGTAATACCTATACGAGGAAGTATTAAAGCTCTTATATTAGCAAATATTTTATAGCCTGAAAAAGAAGAGAATTGAGGAACATCAAATATAGGAGAAGCCCAAGGAGCAACATAATAACCCAAATCAAATAAAGAAATATCTATACCAACCTGCACAGGCCAATTAGCACCAGTTTTAGGGAATAATTGTATTCTCCAACCTAATTCAAGAGATAAATAAAGACCGCCATGAGAATATAAACTAGTAATACCATTAGCCTCTATGTTTGGACCATAACCATTAGCCCTTAAAGCAGTACCACCAATTCTTGGAGATAAGAAAAAGCCAAAAGGAGCATTCTTCCAAAAGAAAAACTTAACATTTAAAGACCAAGGAATAGTGCTGAAAGTTATTTTATCTTGTCCAGCTTTAATCTCTCCAACAGAAAAACCAATATCAAGACCAACTGTCATAAAATTAACAGGTGCAAAATCATAACTAAAACCTAAACCAAAAGCATAATGTTTTGACCTTAAATCAGTTCCAGTAGTATCTCCTCCTCCAGATGTAACCATCTGATCTATATTTATAAACTTAACACCAATATCAAAAAGTCCAGCATATAATGTAGGACCAAAGTTAATACCAAATAAACTCCTGCCATGCATATAATCTAAAAATGCATTACCTGTTTTCTCACCAATATTTTGTGCAAACAAACCTGTGCTTAATGATACAATCATCATTAAAGCTATAAGTAACTTTTTCATAAAATAACTCCAAAAAGTATTTTTGATAATGTTAACATAAGTAAACAAAAAGTCAATTAA
This window harbors:
- a CDS encoding MATE family efflux transporter, which produces MTKDMTVGSPFKTIIYFSIPMLIGGIFQQFYGVADTIIIGKFVGSRALASIGATTSTMFFFLSFAIGFTNAFSIVMGQFFGAKNESMLKTTFLNSIYLTLFSSFILFVLGIFLSRPLMILLKTPTDIIDNSVLYLQICVGLSFGQLIYNGASSILRALGDSKTPLYFLILTTVLNIILDLIFVALLKMNVLGVAIATVISQTISAFLSVLYIVKKFPILKLHKEDIVFNFDNLFMIIKIGVSMSVQAIFLSIGEMIISRVVNTFGTNVVASYTTGNRINQFASMAYFVVSEAFAVYVAQNFGAQKFDRIKEGFRSIIILSLSLSLFATLVIFIFGDNLIRLFISSNDEYIEIIVEICKGYLRISSMFYPFLAIILLYNNSIRAIGKALIPLISGIAELLIKVGGSVFLSIPLGYVGVWFANPVGWALGILPSCIYFHKYAFKK
- a CDS encoding MATE family efflux transporter — translated: MKEQTLTQGKILKSLILFAFPVLIALFLQAMYGAADLIIVGKFAGTNEQSGVASGSQLFNMITMIITGLTMGITVFVGDAIGANKKEKAGKGIGSGIIIFAIIAIIITLIIVPFSDLIARYMHAPKEAFNQTSNYIKICAIGTIFIVAYNCIGAIFRGIGDSKTPLITVAIACFINIVGDIILVAIFNMGASGAAIATVSSQAISVIFSLYFISKKKLPFNFSKKYIRLEKECVKKILIIGSPIALQEMLVQFSFLFIQVIVNGMGVMESAAVGVAEKVCVFLMLVASAYMQSISAFVAQNNGAGLYERSQKALVYGIRTALIAGMCTSIITLVFGSLLSNIFSNERLVILASYSYLKAYAIDCLLTAILFCFVGYFNGCGKTLFVMIQGIVGAFFVRIPVVYLMSHIDNASLFYIGLATPISSIVQIILCLIAYNFYKRDLCNSEKLEKSYSVI